From the genome of Streptomyces xanthophaeus:
GGCGCACGCCACCCACCTCGCCCAGCTCAACGTCGCCACGCTCCTCCACCCCTTCGACGACCCGCGCATGGCACCGTTCGTCGAGATGCTCGATCCGGTCAACGCCGCCGCCGACCGTGCGCCCGGCTTCGTGTGGCGGCTCGTGGAGGAGGGGCAGGCCGACGCCACCGGCATGCGCCCGGCGGGGGAGGACGTCATCGTCAACCTGTCGGTGTGGCAGACCCAGGAGGCCCTGTGGGACTTCGCCTACCGCAGCGGGCACCTGGAAGTGATGCGCCGGCGCCGCGAATGGTTCGAGCGGCACGTCGAGGCGCACCTGGTGCTCTGGTGGGTCCCCGCCGGGCACCTGCCGACCGTCGGCGAAGCCCTGGAGCGGCTGGCCG
Proteins encoded in this window:
- a CDS encoding DUF3291 domain-containing protein → MTASAHATHLAQLNVATLLHPFDDPRMAPFVEMLDPVNAAADRAPGFVWRLVEEGQADATGMRPAGEDVIVNLSVWQTQEALWDFAYRSGHLEVMRRRREWFERHVEAHLVLWWVPAGHLPTVGEALERLADLRAHGPSPRAFTFASAYTAADAAQHLLAVPPVRPEQAAAGAGSMPAVPAGEAR